The Sandaracinus amylolyticus genomic interval CAGCTCGACGGGTACGTCGTACGACTCGCCGTACCACGGGCAGTACGAGCTCTGCGGCGATCTGCGCGTCGATCCGCGCGGTCGCACGATCCACACGGCGTGCGGCGAGGTCTTCCTCGCGAGCGACGTGGCCGCGACGGACATGACGTGGGTGGGCTCGCTCGGACGCGCGTGGATCGACCTCGCGTTCCATCCCGACGGCGAGCACGCGTACGTCCTCGGCGACACGCCGGACGTCGACGTGTACGACGTCGCGACGCTCGCGCGCGTCCGCTCGGTCCCGCTCGCGCGGCGAGCGCGTCGCGTGTTCGTGACGCGCGACTACGTGGTGCTCGTGTACGAGCTCGACTCGCCGTCGTCGACGCGCATCGAGGTGCGCGCGCTCGACTCGCTCTGATCGATCAGCGCCCGAGCGACACCGAGAACGACAGCATCGACGCGCCGAGCGCGCGCCGGTCGTGCCATGACGCGCTCGGGACGAGACGCTCGAGCGCGATCGCGAGGGTCTCGACGTGCCCCGCGCGCGCCTCGAGCGCCACGTCGCGACGCGCGCGCACCTGCACGCGCGCGCGCACCGCGTGATCCCGCAGCGCGACGCTCGCCGCGTGCGCATCGCCGTTCGTCACCGCCTCCGCGGCGAGCGCGAGCGAGGCCGAGAGGTCCGCGTCGAGCGCGGCGAGCGCGCCGCCCGCGAGCACCGGCGTGCGCGACACAGCGACCGCGAGCGCCTTGTCCGCGTGCTGCGCGACGCCCGCTCCGGCCGGCGTCCAGCGCGCGTCGATGCGCGCGATCGCACGCGCGTCGGTGCCCGGCGGGACCATCACCGGCACGACGACGACCTGCTCCTCGCCCGATGCGATCGAAGGCGCCGCGATGCGCACGCCACCCTCGGTGCGCACCACGCCGGCGGGCAGCTCGCCGTCGATGCGCACACCGGCGCCGAGCGCGATCGACACGTCGATGTCGTGCGCCGCGACACGACCGCGCGCCGCGAGCTCGGCCTCGAGGATCGCGCCGAGCTCACCCGCGCGCGGCGCGATGCGGAATCGACCGCGCCCACGCTCCGCCAGCGCGCGCAGGATGCCGGGATGGAAGTCCCACCCGATGCCGATCGCGGTGGTCACCGCGCCGCGCGCGTTCGCCTCGGCGGAGAGCGCGCCGAGCTCGTCGGGCGTCGAGAGCCCGCCGTTCGGCACGCCGTCCGAGAGCACCACGACGAGCGACGCGTGCGGGCGCACCTCGCGATACGCGATGCGCAGCCCGGCCTCGATGTTGGTGCGACCGTCGGGGCGCAGCGCGCGAATGACGCGGCGCGCGCTCGATCCGTCGCCGACGCGCACCGGCGCGAGGGCCTCGCGCGCGTCGGTGCCGTACACGACGATCTGCAGCTCGTCCTCGGGGCGGAGCCGCGCGACGAGGTGGAGCGCGGCTTCCTGGAGGTGCGCCCACGTCGACTGCATCGACGTCGACGCGTCGATCACGAGGTGCACGCGGAGCGGAGGCACGCGCGAGGGCGCATGACCGCCGGCGACTCGCACGACGACGCTGGTCTGCCCACCGGCGCCGGGGAGCGCATCGTGCGCGAGCGACGCGTCGATCGTGATCGAGCCGTCCCCGCCGACGCGCGTGGACGCGTCGAACGACGAGCCCGCGAGCGGACCGAGCAGACCGAGCGCCGCGATCGCGCCGTCGATCGTCACACCTTCGTTCGCGATCGCGAGCAGCCCGCGACCCTGCCCGGTGATCGCGACCCCGCCGCTCGCGCTCGCATCACCGCCCGCGACGCTCGCGCTCGCATCCGCACCGCCGACGAGCGCGCCGGCCGAGCTCGCATCACCCGCGGCGACGAGCACGCCACCCGAGCTCGCGCTCGCATCGCCGCCCGTCACGACGACACCGCTCGCGCTCGCATCACCGCCCGTCGCGACGACGCCGCTCGCGCTCGCATCGCCGCTCGTCACGACGACGCCGCTCGCGCTCGCATCACCGCCCGCGACGACGATCCCGCTCTCGCCCGCGTACCCCGCGCTCTCGACGATCACCACGCCGCTCGCGCCTCCTGCGCTCGCGATCGTCGTCGTGCTCGCGCGCGCCGTCGTGTCCTCCACGACGACCACACCGCCCGGCGCGCAGGGCCCCGCGCTCGCGCACGCCGCGCCCATCGCGGGCTGCTCCACGACGTACGTCGGTCCGGCCGGCGCGGACCACCCCGCGCCTGCCCGCACCAGCGGAACGCGCGCGTACATCACACACCCTGGAGCGCTCGCCGCGACCGCGATCGCGAGCACGAACCGGAGCCCGTCGTCGATTCTCACGTCCGGGCCGACGTGCAACTCGCGCGCTCGATTCAGCGCGCCACGAAATCCTGCACGTTCTCTCGCCCAGCGCGTGAACCGCGCTTCGCGATCCGAGAACGCGGGCTCACATCACTCGTCGTCGCGGGGCCGGTCGCGCTCGATGAGCCTGCTGAGCGGCGGTACGCCCTTCGGGCGATCCACCACCACGTCCGGCCCGCCCTGCGGCTTCGCGAGGGGCGCCGCGCGCCGCCCGACGCCCGAGAGCGCCTCCGCCGCGCGCGCGAACGGCACCTCGAGCACCAGGCGCCCGCCGCGCAGCGACACCCGAGACTCCGGCGCGTGCTCGAGCAAGCCCGACTCCGCGCGCATCCACAGCGCGACCGTCTGCTCGTCGGCGATCTCGCAGGGCACGTCGAGCGCCGCCGCGCCCTGCTGCGCCAGCGCCCGCGCCCGATCGATCCCGAGCCCGAGCACCGCCTCCGCGAACACGTCGAAGTCGACGATCTTGTGCCCGCGCCAGACCCCGAGCCGCACCGCGTCCGCGAGCTCCTCGGCGAGCACGTACTCGTCGCCCGCGTCGATCGCCGAGCGCAGCCGCTTGATGCGCGCGTCGCACACGATCCGCGCGTCGCGGTTCGCCACGCCGGGCACGAGCGTCGCCGCGACGGGGCGCGGATCGTTCACCCGACCGCGCGAGCGCTCGCGGCGCCACAGCGCGTCGTCGTCGCCGCGCGCGAACGCCTCGAGCTCCGACGGGAGGCGCTTGCGCGGATCGTCGGGCCGACGCCGCACCACGCCCATGTCGCGCTCCCGCGAGCCCTGCGGCCGCGGCGGCTTCGGTGCCCTCGGATCGCCCTTGCTGTCGTCGTCCTTGCGCCTGGCCATGATCGGGGCGCGTCGTGTAGGAGTCGGACGACTCCGGGTCAAGCGCGCTCCTGAAGCTTGCGCCGGGGCGGACCCCGCGTACACTACGCGCCCTCTCGAGCGGGGATCACCTTCGATCCCCCGCCTGCCGGGCGCGAAAGCGTCGCAGCCCGGAGCGCAAAGAAAGAAGAGCTCATGTACGCAGTGATCAAGACCGGCGGGAAGCAGTACCGCGTCACGGAGGGCGACCGCCTCCGCATCGAGAAGCTGCCGGGCGACGTCGGCGCGAAGCTCACGTTCGACGAAGTGCTCATGGTCGGTGGCGACAAGGTCGCGGTCGGCACCCCGCTCGTGAAGGGCGCGAAGGTCACCGCCGAGATCGTCGCGCAGGATCGCGCGAAGAAGGTCATCGTCTTCAAGTTCCGGCGCCGGAAGAACTACCGTCGCAAGCGCGGCCACCGGCAGCCCTTCACCGAGATCAAGATCACGGGCGTGAGCGCCTGATCGACGGGAGTAACGGAGAATGGCGCACAAGAAGGGTCAGGGCTCTTCGCGCAACGGGCGCGATAGCAAGGCGCAGTACCGCGGCGTGAAGGTCTACGGGGGCCAGGAAGTCCTCGCGGGCAACATCCTCGTCCGCCAGGTCGGCTCGAGCATCCACGCGGGCAACAACGTGGGCGTCGGCAGCGACTTCACGCTCTGGGCGAAGATCGACGGCGTCGTGAAGTACGAGCGCCAGGGCAAGGATCGCCAGCGCGTGTCGGTGTACACGAAGGACGATCCCCGCCTCGCCGTGACGAAGGCGAGCTGAGCTCCACCGAGCTCGGAGCAAGAGGCGACTTCCCGCGAGGGAGGTCGCCTCTTCGCGTTCCGTCGCTCTTTCATCGCGGCGCGAGACGTGGTCCGATGAAGCGCATGGCGAGGCGGGTCTCGGGCGGGGTGATCGCGGCGATCGGGGTCGTGGGCGTGTTGCTCTTCTGCTGCGTCGGGGGCGGCCTGATGGTCGCGGGCGGGATGGCGCTGCAGTCGCGGGTGTCGGCGCTCGGGAGCGCGTGCGACGGGCAACCGGTGCCGACGGCGGCCGCGTACACGCCGGGCGCGGCCTCGCGCGCGACCGTCATGCAGCGCGGCATGGGCGGCGGCTGGAGCGCGCAGTTCGGTCGCCTGCGCTCCGAGTGGGCGAGCGACACGACCGAGACCACCGCGATCGTCGTGTGCCTCGACGACGAGGTCGAGCGTCTCGCCGAGCGCTGCGACTACGAGGGCGGCATGGTCGCCAACCGTTACACCTACGATCAGCACGTGCGGATCGTCGTCGCGCAGACCGCGATGCCGCTGATCGACACCGTGATCGCGGGCGGCGACGCGCCGCTCTGCCCGGAGGTCCTCACCGGCGAGGCAGGCTCGTCCTACCGCTACGACGGGCCCCACGTCTCCGAAGCCACCGCGACGTTCGAGGCCCTGCTGCGCCCGATTCTCGGCGGGTGACGACGACGAATCCTCTTCCCGGTCGCGCGCACGTCACGTGGTAGGCTCCGTCACGTGACCTCGCAGCTCGCGCTGCCGCTGACCCGATCGCTCGCTCACGAGTCGCAAGCGCAGGTCCCGCGCGCCAAGCGCATCCACGTCAATCGCAACCTGCGGCTCGACACGGTCGCGTGGGTCGGGTTCGACATGGACTACACGCTCGCGATCTACCGTCATCCCGAGATGGATCGCCTCTCGATCGAGGCGACCGTGCGGAAGATGGTGGAGCGCAAGGGCCGCCCCGAGTCGCTCCTCGCGATGCCGTTCCGCAGCGACTTCCCGATCCGCGGCCTGCACGTCGACAAGAAGCTCGGCAACGTGCTGAAGATGGACCGCTATCGCTACGTGAAGCGCGCCTATCACGGCATGCGCGAGCTGAGCAAAGAGGAGCGGCGCCAGAACTATCACTCGCGCCCGGTGCGCGCGGGCACGAAGCGGTACCACTGGGTCGACACGCTGTACGCGCTGCCCGAAGTGACCGTCTACGCGGCTGCGATCGAGCACCTCGAGCAGCAGGGCATCGAGGTCGACTACGCGCAGCTCTTCGACGAGGTGCGCGAGTGCATCGACATCGCGCACCAGGACGAGTCGATCCCCGGTCCGATCGCCGCCGATCCCGACAAGTACCTCGTGCGCGATCCGAACCTCGGTCCGACGCTCCACAAGCTGCGAAGCGCGGGGAAGAAGCTCTTCCTGCTGACGAACTCGCGCGCCGAGTACACCGAGCGCGTGATGTCGTGGATGCTCGACGGGCAGGTCTCGGAGTACCCGCGCTGGCGCAGCTACTTCGACGTCGTGATCTGCGCCGCGAAGAAGCCGCGCTTCTTCCAGGAGACCGAGCTCAAGTTCGCGCCCGCGCAAGAAGGCGTCGTCGCGCCCGAGACCGCGTTCGTCGACGGCGCGATCTACCAGGGCGGCTGTCTGACCGAGCTCGAGCGGCTCTTGAAGGTCGCGAGCGACGAGGTCCTCTACGTCGGCGATCACATCTACGGCGACGTGCTGCGCGCGAAGAAGGAGACCGCGTGGCGCACGATGATGATCGTGCAGGAGATGGGCGCCGAGCTCCGCGTGCACGACGAGGTGCAGACCGATCTCGCGCGCATCGACGAGCTGCACTCGCACTGCGACACGCTCTTCGACGAGCTGCGGTTCCGGCAGTCGCAGATCAAGGCGATCGACCGCGAGAACGAGGAGCGCGAGGCCGAGCTCGGCCGCGTCGCGCCGTCCCCTGCGCACGCCGCGGCGCGCTTGACGCATCGACGCGCGATCGATCGCATCCGCGCGCGCTTGCA includes:
- a CDS encoding HAD-IG family 5'-nucleotidase; amino-acid sequence: MTSQLALPLTRSLAHESQAQVPRAKRIHVNRNLRLDTVAWVGFDMDYTLAIYRHPEMDRLSIEATVRKMVERKGRPESLLAMPFRSDFPIRGLHVDKKLGNVLKMDRYRYVKRAYHGMRELSKEERRQNYHSRPVRAGTKRYHWVDTLYALPEVTVYAAAIEHLEQQGIEVDYAQLFDEVRECIDIAHQDESIPGPIAADPDKYLVRDPNLGPTLHKLRSAGKKLFLLTNSRAEYTERVMSWMLDGQVSEYPRWRSYFDVVICAAKKPRFFQETELKFAPAQEGVVAPETAFVDGAIYQGGCLTELERLLKVASDEVLYVGDHIYGDVLRAKKETAWRTMMIVQEMGAELRVHDEVQTDLARIDELHSHCDTLFDELRFRQSQIKAIDRENEEREAELGRVAPSPAHAAARLTHRRAIDRIRARLHAIEEEQEELEAKVDRAFHPFWGSLFKAGPEVTSFGDQVEQYACLYTERVSNLLHYSPVHYFRGPRDRMPHEL
- the rplU gene encoding 50S ribosomal protein L21, which encodes MYAVIKTGGKQYRVTEGDRLRIEKLPGDVGAKLTFDEVLMVGGDKVAVGTPLVKGAKVTAEIVAQDRAKKVIVFKFRRRKNYRRKRGHRQPFTEIKITGVSA
- a CDS encoding vWA domain-containing protein, coding for MRIDDGLRFVLAIAVAASAPGCVMYARVPLVRAGAGWSAPAGPTYVVEQPAMGAACASAGPCAPGGVVVVEDTTARASTTTIASAGGASGVVIVESAGYAGESGIVVAGGDASASGVVVTSGDASASGVVATGGDASASGVVVTGGDASASSGGVLVAAGDASSAGALVGGADASASVAGGDASASGGVAITGQGRGLLAIANEGVTIDGAIAALGLLGPLAGSSFDASTRVGGDGSITIDASLAHDALPGAGGQTSVVVRVAGGHAPSRVPPLRVHLVIDASTSMQSTWAHLQEAALHLVARLRPEDELQIVVYGTDAREALAPVRVGDGSSARRVIRALRPDGRTNIEAGLRIAYREVRPHASLVVVLSDGVPNGGLSTPDELGALSAEANARGAVTTAIGIGWDFHPGILRALAERGRGRFRIAPRAGELGAILEAELAARGRVAAHDIDVSIALGAGVRIDGELPAGVVRTEGGVRIAAPSIASGEEQVVVVPVMVPPGTDARAIARIDARWTPAGAGVAQHADKALAVAVSRTPVLAGGALAALDADLSASLALAAEAVTNGDAHAASVALRDHAVRARVQVRARRDVALEARAGHVETLAIALERLVPSASWHDRRALGASMLSFSVSLGR
- the rpmA gene encoding 50S ribosomal protein L27; translated protein: MAHKKGQGSSRNGRDSKAQYRGVKVYGGQEVLAGNILVRQVGSSIHAGNNVGVGSDFTLWAKIDGVVKYERQGKDRQRVSVYTKDDPRLAVTKAS